TTATTCCCGTAATTATAACTGTTTATCAAGATCGTTCCTTTGATTTTATTTGTAAAAAACCACCTGTATCCTTTTTATTAAAAGAAGCAGCCAAGTTAGAGAAAGGCTCAGCTGAGCCTAATAAAACCAAAGTAGCCAAGATTAGTCGTGATGCAGTTAAACAAATTGCTGAAACTAAAATGCCAGATTTAAATGCTAATGATATAGAAGGTGCAATGAAGATTGTTGAGGGAACTGCCAGAAGTATGGGAATTGAAATAGAATAGTTATTTCAATAATTCAATATAATAGACTTTTTTAAAAGTAAATAGAGTGGGAGGATTTATTCCAATATAACCACCAGGAGGAAATAATGTCTAAAAAAAGAGGAAAAAAATTTAAAGAAATAAGTAATAACTATGACAAAACAAAATTATGTACTATTGAAGAGGCCGTAAAATTAGTCAAAGAACTAAGCTGG
The DNA window shown above is from Atribacterota bacterium and carries:
- the rplK gene encoding 50S ribosomal protein L11, whose product is MAKKIIANIKLQIPAGAANPAPPVGPALGQHGLNIMEFCKAFNAKTKQDIGTVIPVIITVYQDRSFDFICKKPPVSFLLKEAAKLEKGSAEPNKTKVAKISRDAVKQIAETKMPDLNANDIEGAMKIVEGTARSMGIEIE